The Malus sylvestris chromosome 3, drMalSylv7.2, whole genome shotgun sequence genomic sequence TGAATCTTTTTGTTGCTTTGTTGGTGGTTATGATGGTGGCCTTCTCAGGCATTCAACAAGTAGCTGCAGCTGACGCTCCAGCTCCAAGCCCAACATCTGATGCCTTCACATTTGCCCCCACTTTCTTTGCTTCTCTAGCAGCTTTGGCTTTTGGCTTCTTCTTCTAAGCATGATTTTTAAATTTCaggttttaatttaattatttattgttGATGGAATTGTATGGGTGTGGTTGATCTTTTTGTTGGTGGATTTGTATTATATGATGTATAATTATTTTTAGTGAGAATGTGAGGATGGTTCAATTTTAGGCCAATAAAGGGATCATGGGTTGACATTTGATGTCCTTGTATTTTCTCTATGATTGTATCAGTGATtcatttgtactaaaaaaattcATTCTTCTATTTTGTTGTGGTATTTCAGATTAATGTCTCATCATTGGATTTAATCCAGGAATTCGTATGAAACTTTTCTATACTTGGAGAAAAAAACATATGTGAGCTAGGTCCTTTGGTTAGGATACTGTGTTTGATTCTTGCACTTGAATTAGATTTTCCTTCCTGTAGTTTAAAGCATCGCATTTTGAAAGCAAAAAatctgaaagaaaagaaagaaataaagatAATTAGAAAGAGTGGACCTAGTAAATTTGTTGGCAATTTGTGGTGACAAGAGAAGGGTTATGATGAGCTGTAGCTACCTAAGCTTGGCATGTTCTACTCCACTGGAGTTGCGTGATTGTAATGGTGAACTGGGCATGGTTTTGTAGGGCCTCTGCAATAATGCTTAAGGCCATTTGCATAGTCGAGTGTTGAAGATTCCTGAGGCAACTAGGATATCGAGATGACCGTATTACAAACTTATCATATATAATCACATGTGATTCGTTTGAGATATTACCGATAATTTATTATTATGACATTCCAATTGCATAAAGTCCTCGACAAGGAGGCTTAccaaaaaatcaaaaccaaatgtattatttaaaaaaaaaaaaggaatagatGGTGGCTTTGCCACAATAGTCAATCCTTTTGGAGGCCGGAAAGATTAGGCATTTTAGCCTCCCCTGACCACTATCATACAATTCACCAGCGTCAAAAATCTAACTCAAAACGTGCCATGTGGAATACGAACCTGAAATTCACCCCCAACTATTGAGCCGTCACGTGGTGgttgtcaaaaccaagtgcTTTGATCCTTGCAAGTTTGTGGCTTGTGAGTTTCATTGCTCCTCGAGTCTAGGAGGAGGAAGGACTATTCAGAATAACCAAGGATTGTATTAACTTGGCCGTGGTCCAAATGAAATTCTTCATTTTGTGGGTCATATCCATTTAATGCCAGAGAATGAATGAAATGACGTGATACCTAAAAATCTTATATTTTTACATGAATTTTCGTATAAATATAATGCAAAACAGAGGGTATTATGGGTGAGGGAGTCAAAAACATGATCTCGAAAAACGATTTAAGAAATATAGAACAACTTACATACGTCGAGTTGtatatctctctcttcctcatcaACTAAAATTTTCTCCACGAATTAACCTAGATCTAGACACACATCATCATTCATCTTCAATCAGTTCACATGgaatgaaagaaaaaatggcTTCTTTCTTTACAACAACTTCACATGGAATGGAAGAAATAAAGTAAAGCAGAAAAGGAAATTGCATTTTTAACAACCAAGGAGaagtgcataaaaaaaaaaaaccagaaacagCAATGATGTGAACCAGTGAACAAACATCACATGCATTATGAGTTCTAAGAAAGAATGGTTGGGCCATATATATCATATGAATAGTTTGTTTTTCTATAGGCAATAATTAAGAACTTAAAACATTAGAACTCTGTCATTGTTAATTTGTAAGATATTTCGAGCTGGTGAGTCTGCTTTATTGTGGCCACGAGCAAGGTGAAATTTTCCATAGCCTCTCCGAGATAGGAATGGATGGATAATTGTGGCTTGCCACTAGTTGTCCtcatttttttgaaaagaatTTGTTAGTGTTAGATCCTATATTCGCTGTACCATAAGTTTCTTAAATTTTGTTAGAGCCCAAAATATTGTTTTCATAAAGTCTATGTGCTTTTGCCTTTCAACGTACCGCGAGCTCTTAAAATTTCATCTAAAATATTTCGTTAATAATCTTGAGGATGAGTCTCGTTTCAGCAACGTTTTGAGCCCACTactatttcatttatttttcagttttcattttattattgtATTAATATATTTGTGGCTCAATAAATGGTAAAACCTCTTTCAATTGCcttataaattttttcttaatcatgaatttttttttatttcaaaggaAAGTCATACCataatttttccaaattttacgGCGAGGcaaaagtgaaaataaatatattGAACAATGACTTATGTATGAATTTGCAAAACCGACAAAAATCCGTGAGGGTAAACCCacgttttttgtgaaaattgcaaattttttatttccacGAAATATTTTCCGTTAGCAATTAggctgaaaagtaaaaaaaaacaaaaaaaggaaatcTTAAGGAAATCTTTATAATGTATTTGGAAGCGGATTTACGATTTATAGAGCAACAAGTGTATATTTAGTTGAATATTTAAGctgaaaagcaaaaaaaaaaaaaaaaaaaaaaaaaagtgaaaactatagatatgcctaaatgtataaacaacaacaacaacaacaacaacaaagccttttcccactaagtggggtcggctatatgaatcctagaacgccattgcgctcggttttgtgtcatgtcctccgttagatccaagtactctaagtcttttcttagagtctcttccaaagttgtcctaggtcttcctctaccccttcggccctgaacctctgtcccgtagtcacatcttcgaaccggagcgtcagtcggccttctttgcacatgttcaaaatcaccggagccgattttctctcatctttcctacaatttcggctactcctactttacctcggatatcctcattcccaatcttatcctttctcgtgtgcccacacatcccacgaagcatcctcatctccgctacacccattttgtgtacgtgttgatgcttcaccacccaacattctgtgccatacaacatcgctagccttattgccgtcctataaaattttcccttgagcttcagtggcctacgacggtcacacaacacgccggatgcactctttccatccagctcgtattctatggttgagatctccatctaattctccgttctcttgcaagatagatcctaggtagcgaaaacgatcgctttttgtgatcttcgctagattgctccggtcattagtgtggataagtatataaatggatagagataggaaagcaaacacaagatgtacgtggttcacccagattggctacgtccacggaatagaagagttctcattaattgtgaagggtttacacaagtacataggttcaagctctcatttagtgagtacaagtgaatgatttagtacaaatgacattaggaaatattgtgggagaatgatctcgtaatcacaaaacttctaagtatcggagtgtggtgtcgtcttgacttgccttatctgtctcataggtagatgtggcatcttctctggaagtactcttcctccatccaggggtggtatctttaactggtggagatgcacaaggtaatgtatcaatttcacttgaagcttacttgtagtttcaggcttggtcaagcgcgatacaaaccatgtagtaggagtcccccaagtcgccgagctagggggtctgctgaaagaggtgacagacaaggtaagcaatcagagctccgactgattgttcaccttctccccatcttgcagcagcatgaaggataaagagaagaaaaatgagaagagatgatatgagatacttttgcttttgaagaagtaactttccacaggcttattcttgaactgagctggagggttttctggttttctccagagtataaggccgactgaagaatttgagggtcaaaacaagtccatcaaatctagagtacgttccaccctgctgatatgggatacttttgcttttgacagagtaatgaatgtatcggcacgtgtgctgttacgcttgtctccacatgcttccttgtatccttcgcacttgccctatctgttcctcaagcagatgcggaatcttccctggaaacataagatgttgaagatgagtactcgagagcaatgccaggtaagtaatcaggtaagggttccaggcagtcagttcctggctggaagcttgattccaagtgctgactgattgctctctttctcattgtcttgcaggtaaaaacaaggccaaaagaaaagacagggaaaaagcatgatatgggatactcttgcttttaaccctgatgatatgagatattcttgctctagtatagcttgtttgcagaggtattatcggggggaaagaaagctgaatatttcgaaaggcttcgttgggagtgc encodes the following:
- the LOC126614279 gene encoding arabinogalactan protein 13-like → MEAMKMNLFVALLVVMMVAFSGIQQVAAADAPAPSPTSDAFTFAPTFFASLAALAFGFFF